In one Cryptomeria japonica unplaced genomic scaffold, Sugi_1.0 HiC_scaffold_1597, whole genome shotgun sequence genomic region, the following are encoded:
- the LOC131049302 gene encoding receptor-like protein EIX2: protein MYPLSFKMTAGCGFLLIWVIMLHSQFPFSTGCLQDERSYLLDFKAGLNLSSGRLSSWRGFNCCEWEGVACDYHTSHVIRLDLSNPVDYYSSDYHKQQLTGEVRTSLCNLQHLQYLDLSWNDFNGTSIPPQLLKLHRLEFLSLKNAGFGGEVPLELGNMSSLRHLDISDNFWLIQNSTYDYWDDEPCLKSSSFDAWVRNLRSLEFLDMSNVNLSMASEHWGDALSGLPNLTQIHLSDCGLSGNIPDLSNLTRLSHLHVAYNSFPVQLPSWFENVSSLVSVDLSSCGINGFIPSNFMPRSRMSNLVLDSNYGLKGNLSFMLSHSSSLVVLSLRHCNLTGVFPTSIANFSKLMTMDLVYNNLEGSIPSSFGSLTSLRYLYLNYNQLSGQIPPSLCQLPTLSSLYLGHNQLSGAIPDCISKLASLNVLSLLSNGLRGNISLQLFENLTRLEQLDLSENQFVIDISTSWVPKFAHLYILELQSCNIEGNFPAFLSQQYQLSWLDLSDNNIVGNLPSWLWDLPYLEMLNLSNNQLEGSLPRKISHSFYTVDLHGNRLYGSLPALDFAPYTLDLSNNGFNGTIPTTIDTINTLSLSGNNLTGEIPSSICNNSNYQRVLDLSKNKLTGMIPSNIGLCSEMEILKLAQNVLQGEIPKELGNLQSLRTLNLNGNRLQGIIP, encoded by the coding sequence ATGTATCCACTTTCGTTCAAGATGACTGCGGGCTGTGGTTTTTTGTTGATATGGGTAATAATGCTCCATTCTCAATTCCCATTTTCAACAGGGTGTTTACAAGATGAAAGAAGTTACTTGCTGGATTTCAAGGCTGGGCTTAATTTGTCTTCAGGTCGGTTATCCTCTTGGCGGGGATTCAACTGTTGCGAGTGGGAGGGTGTTGCCTGTGATTACCACACATCCCATGTCATTCGCCTTGATTTAAGTAATCCGGTTGATTATTATTCAAGTGATTACCACAAACAGCAGTTGACTGGTGAAGTTCGTACATCGCTGTGTAATCTGCAGCATCTACAGTACTTAGATCTCAGCTGGAATGACTTCAATGGTACTTCTATCCCTCCCCAGCTTTTAAAATTGCATAGACTTGAGTTTCTTAGCTTGAAAAATGCTGGATTTGGAGGTGAAGTCCCTCTGGAGTTGGGAAATATGTCAAGCTTGCGTCATTTGGATATTTCAGATAACTTCTGGCTAATTCAAAATTCAACATATGACTACTGGGACGATGAGCCATGCTTGAAGAGTAGCAGTTTTGATGCATGGGTAAGAAATCTAAGAAGCTTGGAGTTCTTGGATATGAGTAATGTGAACCTGAGCATGGCATCTGAGCACTGGGGTGATGCCCTTAGCGGTCTTCCCAATCTTACCCAGATTCACTTGTCTGACTGTGGGCTCTCAGGTAATATTCCAGATCTCTCAAACCTTACCCGTTTATCACATCTGCATGTAGCTTACAATTCATTCCCGGTTCAACTACCCTCTTGGTTTGAGAATGTGTCCTCATTGGTTTCAGTTGATCTGTCCTCCTGTGGTATAAATGGTTTCATCCCTTCCAATTTCATGCCCCGCTCAAGAATGAGCAATCTTGTGCTTGATTCTAACTACGGCTTGAAAGGAAACCTTTCTTTCATGCTAAGCCATTCTTCCTCACTAGTCGTGCTATCCCTTAGGCACTGTAATTTAACGGGAGTGTTCCCCACTTCTATTGCAAATTTCTCAAAACTTATGACCATGGATCTGGTGTACAACAATTTGGAGGGCAGTATACCATCCTCTTTTGGCAGCTTAACCTCCCTTAGATATCTGTACCTTAATTACAACCAGTTAAGTGGTCAGATTCCTCCGTCTCTGTGTCAGCTTCCAACATTGAGTAGCCTCTATCTAGGCCATAACCAGCTGTCAGGAGCAATTCCAGATTGCATTTCAAAGTTGGCCAGTTTAAACGTATTGTCACTTCTTTCCAACGGATTAAGAGGGAACATTTCACTTCAACTATTTGAAAATCTAACCCGCCTTGAACAATTGGACCTTTCAGAAAATCAGTTTGTCATTGACATCTCTACAAGCTGGGTTCCTAAGTTTGCCCACCTGTATATTCTCGAATTGCAGTCTTGCAATATAGAAGGCAACTTCCCTGCATTTTTGTCCCAGCAGTATCAATTGTCCTGGCTAGATCTTTCAGATAACAACATTGTGGGAAATCTTCCTTCGTGGCTGTGGGATCTTCCGTATCTTGAGATGCTCAATCTTTCAAATAACCAACTGGAAGGTTCTCTACCTCGCAAGATATCTCACAGTTTTTATACAGTGGACTTGCATGGGAATAGATTATATGGCTCTCTTCCTGCTCTTGATTTTGCTCCATATACATTAGATCTGTCAAATAATGGGTTTAATGgcactattcctacaacaattgACACAATTAACACTCTATCATTGTCAGGGAATAATTTgactggagaaattccaagttctaTATGTAACAATTCAAATTATCAAAGAGTTTTGGACCTGTCAAAGAACAAGTTGACAGGTATGATTCCTTCAAATATTGGGCTGTGTTCtgaaatggaaattttaaaattggCTCAAAATGTTTTGCAAGGGGAGATTCCGAAGGAGTTAGGAAATCTGCAGAGTCTTCGCACATTAAATCTCAATGGTAACAGGTTGCAAGGTATTATTCCA